From Rudanella lutea DSM 19387, a single genomic window includes:
- the trpD gene encoding anthranilate phosphoribosyltransferase — MKAILNHLFEHKTLTKEQANQVLLGIGRGEYNTAQIASFLTVYMMRSIRIEEMEGFRDAMLELCLPVDLSAYDPMDLCGTGGDGKDTFNISTLSAFVVAGAGQCVAKHGNHGVSSMCGSSTVMEYLGYKFTNDVGELERRIETAGICFLHAPLFHPAMKNVAPIRRDLGVKTFFNVLGPMINPTKPRKQLVGVFNLELARLYAYLYQQTDTRFSVIHALDGYDEISLTGPFKVISNRTEEMLSPSHLGLETLSAESLSGGETVEESAQIFMRVLKDEATPAQKQAVLANSAMALLVSDRAATREEAVALAKESIESGRALECFTKLVA; from the coding sequence ATGAAAGCAATATTAAATCATCTGTTTGAGCACAAAACGCTCACCAAAGAGCAGGCCAATCAGGTTCTGCTGGGCATTGGCCGGGGGGAGTACAATACGGCGCAGATAGCGTCTTTTCTGACGGTTTACATGATGCGGAGTATTCGCATTGAGGAGATGGAAGGGTTTCGGGATGCGATGCTTGAGCTTTGTTTACCCGTTGACCTGTCAGCTTACGACCCAATGGACTTGTGCGGAACCGGGGGCGATGGTAAAGACACGTTTAACATCTCAACTTTGTCGGCGTTCGTGGTAGCTGGAGCCGGCCAATGCGTAGCCAAGCACGGAAACCACGGGGTGTCATCCATGTGTGGCTCATCGACGGTGATGGAGTATCTGGGTTACAAGTTTACCAATGATGTTGGTGAACTTGAGCGACGGATTGAAACGGCTGGTATCTGTTTTCTACACGCGCCTTTGTTTCACCCAGCCATGAAAAATGTGGCCCCGATTCGGCGTGATTTGGGCGTAAAAACATTTTTCAATGTGCTGGGACCGATGATCAATCCCACTAAGCCTCGAAAACAGCTCGTTGGGGTATTTAATCTTGAATTAGCCCGATTATATGCGTATCTTTATCAGCAAACAGACACGCGTTTTTCGGTCATTCACGCTTTAGATGGCTACGATGAAATCTCATTGACCGGGCCATTTAAGGTGATTTCGAACCGAACGGAAGAAATGCTGAGCCCGTCACACCTGGGTCTGGAAACGCTGAGCGCAGAGTCATTGTCAGGGGGAGAAACGGTCGAAGAATCAGCACAGATTTTTATGCGTGTACTGAAAGATGAGGCTACCCCCGCCCAAAAGCAGGCAGTTTTGGCCAACTCAGCCATGGCTTTGCTGGTGAGCGATCGGGCGGCCACGCGGGAGGAGGCAGTTGCTCTTGCGAAGGAATCTATTGAGAGCGGTCGTGCGTTAGAGTGTTTTACTAAATTGGTTGCGTGA
- a CDS encoding anthranilate synthase component II: protein MKILVLDNYDSFTYNLVYILRELGHEPDVIRNDKITLEAVGQYDKILLSPGPGIPAEAGIMQDLIKEYGAQKSILGVCLGHQGIGEAFGAQLENLGDVLHGVAHQARVLDRGEYLFEGLPDDLTVGRYHSWSVVRESVPAHLLVTAEDENGRIMGLRHRAFDVRGVQFHPESVLTVGGVKMIENWVNQ, encoded by the coding sequence ATGAAAATTCTTGTTTTAGATAACTACGATTCGTTCACCTATAATCTGGTGTACATCCTGCGTGAACTTGGCCATGAGCCTGACGTGATCCGCAACGACAAAATTACGTTGGAGGCTGTTGGACAATACGACAAAATATTACTGTCGCCGGGGCCGGGTATTCCGGCCGAAGCTGGCATCATGCAGGACCTGATTAAGGAGTACGGTGCTCAAAAGTCGATTCTGGGTGTTTGTCTGGGGCATCAGGGCATCGGTGAAGCATTCGGAGCGCAACTCGAAAATCTGGGCGATGTGCTGCACGGCGTTGCGCATCAGGCCCGCGTACTCGACCGTGGTGAGTACCTGTTTGAAGGTTTACCGGATGATCTGACGGTGGGTCGCTATCACTCGTGGTCGGTTGTTCGGGAATCGGTACCGGCTCATTTGCTGGTAACTGCCGAAGACGAAAACGGCCGGATTATGGGGTTGCGGCATCGTGCGTTTGATGTCAGGGGGGTACAGTTTCACCCGGAGTCGGTACTGACAGTGGGTGGTGTCAAAATGATAGAAAACTGGGTGAACCAATGA